One Urechidicola croceus genomic window, TTTCTTAAAATTTTAACAGCAGTAATATCTTTAGGGTGAATACTTAAATATCTTGCTGCCTTTTTCTCTAGAATTCCTTCTATAGTTTCTTCTTCTAATTTAATTCGTAACTGAATCTCTTTTACCATTTGGCAAAATTAGTTTATTTTAAATGAAAAATTGTATGTCTTTTATTTAGTTGGAATCATAACTCAAATAATTAATCACTTTCATCTAAAAGATGATTTAATTTATTAGCAATTTCAATTCCTAATTTTTGATGACAATATTGATTCCAATGACCTAATTTATTTGTTGCTTTCCATTCATTAAATATGATTCCTGATTTTTGAAGTTCGTCAAAACAGTATGTCATATCCCAATATAACAGCCCATTTTCAACACATTTTTCTTCTACTTTTATAGGTAATATAGATGCATTACTATTAATAATAATTGTGTTTTTACTTAAATTTTCAAAAATTTTAGAAGTAATTGGATCAAATTCAAATACATGTTCTGATTCAATAATTTTAATTTGAGGTTTTGAATAAAACTTACCAAATAAAATTCCACCAGTTTCTCCTTGATTCACTTTATATCTACAAGCATTTAAAATATTAAAAAAAGTAAAATTTTGAGTTAAAAACTTTGTATTTTGGTATTTGTTTAATTCTGATGTTTCTACATTTATAGAAATACTTAAACTATCATTTATAATATCAGTACGAGGTAACAAAGGTGGAAATGAATAATCAGAAACCAAATCCTCTTTACTTAAAAAATAAATAAAATAATCAGGTTCAAAGTCTTCAATTAGCAACTTTTGATATGCATACATATGGCCAACATTGAACCCTGCACGACCAAAATTTAATACTTCTACAACTTTATTTGGAGATTTTAATCTTAAATTATCTTCCATAATTCTACTCAAGGTATGACGCTCAAACATTTGAGCTCCTTGTACAAAAGAATCACCAATTAAGGCAACTCTTATTGTGTTTTTTGGTTTAGATTTTGAAACAACATCTCCAACAAAACGATATTCATTAGTCGATAAAATTGAGAATCCTTCATTAAAATTTACAAACTCTCTAGATTTAAGAAGCCCTTTACCAATATCATCATAATATTCAGCAAATGACAATTCTGCTATTTTAGCCGAACTTATAAATAATTCACAAAAAAAAAGTGTACCTAAAAAAGAAAATAACAATATCAAAAACTTTTTTACAAACCTCATAATCGCTAAAATTGAAAATACACAAACGGTAAAGAATCTGCCTGAAACATATACATTAAAGTAACTAGAAATAACCCAGACAAAATACCTATTATAACTAAATTAGACTTAAGTTTTAATACACTCGTATGTCCATATTTATATTCAATATAATCTATACTGAAAACTACAACTAGATAGGAACATATAACTCTTAAAAATAAATAAAAATATTCACTTGTTTCCCAATTAATAATCTTAGAAAAAATCATTTCAGTTGATTCATAATTTTCACTTCTAAAAAACAACCAAGTAAATGTTACTAAAAAAAAGGTTAAGATGTAGTTCCCGAAGTTTATTAATTTACTTTTGCTATTTTTTTTACTTTGAAAACGGTGATACATTTTATATAATATCAAGTAAACACCATGCAAACCTCCCCAAATAACAAAATTCCAACTCGCTCCATGCCATAAGCCTCCTAAGAGCATTGTAATCATCAAATTTAAGTAAGTTCTACTTAAACCTTTTCTATTTCCACCTAATGGAAAATATAAATAATCTCGTAACCAGGTTGAAAGTGAAATATGCCATCTTCTCCAAAACTTAGCAATATTTTGTGAAAAATATGGTTGTTCAAAATTTTTCATTAGTTCAACTCCTAAAAGTTTTGCTGTACCTCTTGCTATATGACTATATCCAGAAAAATCTGCATAAATTTGAATTGAAAATAATATAATTGCAGCTATAATTTCTATTGATTTGTATAATGATAAATCATTAAAAATGTGATCAACATATCTTCCTGCTGTATCTCCAATCATTACCTTACGGAACAACCCTAAAATTATTAAGGTTATACCTTGCTTAATTTGTGTAAAACTTGGGTTTAACTTTTTAGATAATTGAGGTAGTAATGTTTTGGCTCGTTCAATTGGTCCTGCAACAAGTTGTGGAAAAAAAGAAACGAATAATGCGAAATCAACAAAGTTATTAGTTGGTTTTATTTTTTTATTATAAATATCAATTGTATAAGAAAGTGTTTGAAAAGTATAAAATGAAATTCCTATTGGCAATAAGATATTTAAGTGTATAAAATCTAATTTGAAGTTTAAATTATCAGCAATAGTTTTAAAATTTTCAATAAAAAAATTAAAATATTTAAAAACACATAAAATACCAAGATTCGTAAAAAGACTTAACCTTAAAAGCCATTTTCTTTTATTATCACTGGATGATGAGAAAATTTTCTCTCCAATTATAAAATCAATAATTGTTGAAGTAAGTAATAAGAAACAAAAACGCCAATCCCAATATCCATAAAAGAAATAACTACAAATTAGTAGAAAAATATTTTTACTTTTTTTACTTGGTAATGCGTAAAAAATTGGAAGAATAATACTTAAAAAAAAGAAAAATACAAATGAATTAAATAGCATTAAAATGTATTGTCTAAGATTTTAAAAACTCTAAAACATTTTGTTCTATACGTTTTTCTACATTAGTTAAATCTGCTTTTATGAATGTTTCTCCAGTAATTTGTTCATATAATTCTATATATCTATCAGAAATTTCAATAATTTTTTCAGATGTCATTTCAGGAATTACCTGTCCTTCTTTTCCTTGAAAACCGTTTTCTATCAACCATTGTCTTACAAACTCTTTTGACAATTGTTTTTGTGCTTCTCCTTTATTTTGTCGTTCTTGATAACCATCAATATAAAAATAACGAGAAGAATCTGGTGTATGAATTTCATCTATCAAAACAATTTTACCATCATTAGTTTTACCAAACTCATATTTAGTATCTACTAATATTAATCCTCGTTCTTTTGCAATTTCAGTACCTCTTTGAAATAACTTTCGTGTATAATCTTGAAGAATTAAATAATCTTCTTCTGATACAATACCTTTAGCCAGAATATCTTTACGAGAAATATCTTCATCATGCTCTCCGTTATCCGCTTTAGTAGATGGTGTTATAATTGGCTCAAGAAACTTATCATTTTCTTTCATACCCTCTGGCATTGAAACCCCACACAATACTCTTTTTCCCAACTTATATTCACGAGCTGCATGCCCAGAAAGATAACCTCGAATTACCATTTCAACTTTAAATGGCTCGCACAAGTGACCAACAGCAACATTAGGATCAGGAATATCAATAATCCAATTTGGAACAATATCTGATGTTGCATCCATCATTTTTGAAGCAATTTGATTTAAAATCTGCCCTTTATAAGGTATTTGTTTTGGCATTATTACATCAAAAGCTGAAAGCCTATCTGAGGCAATCATTACTAAAAATTTATCATCAATATTGTAAACCTCTCGTACTTTTCCTTTATAAACTGATTTTTGTTTTGGAAAATTATAATTGGTATCGTTAATAGTATTCATTATTAAATTGTTGTTGTTGTTGTTGTTGTATGTTTTTCTTATTAAGTGATTATTTTAATCTACTTCTATACTTTTAAAAGCAGTGATTATTTGCTTAACTAATCTATGCCTAACAACATCTTTATCATCTAGATAAACCATTGCTATACCTTCAATATCTTTTAAAGCTAATAATGCTTCTTTCAAACCTGAAACCTGTCTTCTTGGTAAATCAATTTGTCCAGGATCTCCAGTAATAATGAACTTTGCACTTTTCCCCATACGAGTTAAAAACATTTTCATTTGACTATGTGTAGTATTTTGACCTTCATCCAAAATTACATATGCACCGTCTAGTGTACGCCCTCTCATAAATGCTAAAGGTGCAATTTGAATAACTCCTTTTTCAATATATGACTCTAACTTTTCTGATGGAATCATATCACGTAATGCGTCATAAAGTGGTTGCATGTACGGATCTAACTTTTCTTTTAAATCACCTGGTAAAAAACCTAAATTTTCTCCTGATTCTACAGCTGGCCTTGTTAAAATAATTCGACGAACTTCTTTCTCTTTCAATGCTTTTACTGCAAGTGCAACTGCTGTATATGTTTTACCAGTTCCTGCAGGGCCAACTGCAAATAACATATCATTTTTAGCCATTAAATCAACCATTTTTTGTTGATTCGGGCTTTGAGGTTTAATCAACTTTCCTCCAACTCCATGAACTAAAACCCCTTCAGATTTAGCCGATGATTTATGCTCTGTACCATCAGAAGAAAGTATCCTATCTATACTATTTTCATCTAACTTATTGTATTTATTTAAATGATTAATGAGTCTCTGAATTTTCTTCTCAAACTCATCGAGAATTTCGGGTTCTCCATAAGCCTTTAATTTAGTACCTCTTGCAACTATCTTGAGTTTGGGATAGTGTTTTTTAAGAATTTCAATGTTTTTATTTCGCGTACCAAATAAGTCATTTGGGTTGATTTCGGTAAGTTCTATTAATCGCTCGTTCAAATGGTTAGATTTTTAAAGATTTTAGTCCAAAATTAGGTTACTAAAACTAACTTAAATAAATCAATATTGATTAGTTTTGCATAACAAATTTAAAAATTTATTTTTGTTATTAACTAATAATTTCAGGAAGTAATCAACAAATGTCTCTAATAACTTTAACCACAGATTTTGGACTCAAAGACCACTTTGTAGGGGCTGTTAAAGGAGCAATTTACTCCGAACTGTCTGATGCTGTGATTGTTGATATTACACACCACATTTCACCCTTCAATATTTCTGAAACTGCATATGTTTTAAAAAATGCATATAAAAGTTTTCCTGAAGGTAGTATTCACATCATAGGTGTTGATTCTGAATTAAATGAAGAAACTAACCATATTGCTTTAAAATTAGATAATCACTACTTTATTTGCCCTAATAATGGAGTTATTTCTATGATTGCTTCAGAAATAAGACCTGAAAAAATTGTTGAAATTAATATACACGATCGAATAGAAAGTAGTTTTCCAGTACTTGATGTATTTGTAAAAGTTGCTTGTCATTTAAAACGTGGTGGTACTTTGGAAGTTATAGGAAAGGAAATTTTTGACTATAAAATCATTACTGATATTCAACCAATTATATCTAATAATAATAGTAAAATTACTGGAAGTGTCATTTATATTGACAATTATGGAAATGTAATTACTAACATTAGTAAAAAGTTATTTGAAAAAATTGGTAAAGGAAGAGAATTTGAATTACTTGCAGATAGATATCCTTTTAAAAAAATTCATTCTAAATATAGTGATATTGTCAATTTCGCCATTCCTAAAGAAGATAGACACTTAGATGGTGCAAGATTGGCTATATTTAACTCGGCAGGATATGTTGAAATTGCATTGTACAGAAGTAATTTAGACACCGTTGGTGGAGCTTCAAGTTTACTTGGATTAAGATATAGAGATCAATTAACTATTACTTTTAAAGATGTTGATTCGAATAGTTAAACTTGGATTTCACAAAGAAAATGTTTCTAAATTTTTAAATATTTTTGAAAATTCAAAAGATAAAATACGAAATACTGAAGGGTGCCGTTTATTAGAACTATATAGAGATAAAAACGATGATACTATATTTTTTACCTATAGCCATTGGGATGAAGATATACATTTAGAAAATTATCGAAATTCTGCGTATTTCAAAAAGGTCTGGAAAAATACAAAACCTTTATTCAATCGCAAACCTGAAGCATGGAGCGTTGACAGATTAGAGCGATTAGATTAATTATATGATAGCAATTTTAAAAAAAGAATTAAACTCATTTTTTTCAACACCAATTGGTTATTTGGTGATTGCTGTATTTCTAGTAATAAACGGTTTATTTTTATGGATATTTGAAGGCGACTTCAATATATTAAATGCTGGTTTTGCTGACTTAAATAGTTTTTTCTTTCTTGCTCCTTGGATTTTTATGTTTCTGATTCCGGCAATAACCATGAAAACCTTTTCGGATGAGTACAATACTGGAACTATCGAAATCTTAAAGACAAAACCAATTAGTAACTGGGAAATTATAATCGGAAAATATATAGCATCACTCCTACTTATTGTAATTGCTATTATTCCTACACTAACTTATGTTTATAGTATATCAAATTTAGGAAACCCTATTGGTAACTTTGATCTAGGAAGTTTATTGGGTTCATATTTTGGTCTTTTGTTTCTCGCAAGTGCTTACACTACAATTGGTCTTTTTGCTTCAACACTTTCAAATAATCAAATTGTAGCATTTATAATTGCTGTATGTATTTCTTTTTTATTTTTCTATGGATTTGAAGCAATGTCTTCATTGTTTGGAAACTTTGATTATACAATTCAAAGCTTTGGAATGAATGAGCACTTTAAAAGTATAAGTCGTGGAGTAATTGACACAAGAGATTTAATTTATTTCATCAGTATAACCATATTCTTTTTAGTTATAACAAAACTTAAACTTACACGTGAATAAGCAATCAAACATATCAAAAATAGTTTTGCTTATCATTGGCTTGATAATTATAAATTTTATTTCGAATAAAATGTATAAACGCTTTGATTTAACTGAAGATAAAAGATACACCTTATCTGAACCTGCATTAGCTATTTTAAACAAAGTTGAATCTCCAATAATCATTAAAATATACCTTGAAGGTGATTTTCCCTCTGAATTTAAAAGATTACAGATTGAGACTCGACAATTACTTAATGAATTAAAATCAGAAAACAACAATATAAAATTCCGTTTCATTGACCCTCTAGATGATGCCCAAGAATTAATTGAACAAGGCTTAAAACCAAGTCAATTATCAATTCAAAAAAATGGACAAATTTCTGAAATTATAATTTTTCCTTGGGCAACAGTGCAATATGGCACAAAAACTGAACTGGTTTCACTCCTGAATGACACAAATAGCCAATCTCAAGAAGAACAACTTGAGAATGCAATTCAAAATTTAGAATATGCATTTGCAGATGCCATTCATAAGGTAACTTCTGAAAAAAACAAAAAAATTGCCGTACTCAAAGGAAATGGTGAATTACAAGATATTTATGTTGCAGATTTTTTAAGAAAATTAGGAGAGTATTATAGATTAGCACCATTCACATTAGATGCTGTTGAAACCAATCCACAACAAACTACAGATGAATTGTCAAAATTTGATTTAGCTATTATTGCAAAACCTACAGAGCGATTTACTGAAAATGAAAAATACACACTTGACCAATTTATTATCAATGGAGGAAAAACCCTTTGGTTAGTTGATCAAGTTCAAGCAGAATTAGATAGTTTAATGGATACTGGTGAATCACTTGCATATCCAAGAGATTTAAACTTAACTGATTTACTTTTTAGTTATGGCGTACGTATCAATCCAAATTTAATTCAGGATTTATATAGTTCAAAAATTCCTTTAGCATCAGGAAATATTGGAAATAAAACACAATTTGATCAATTTTTATGGGAGTTTAATCCATTAACCCAGTCAAAAAATGATCATCCTATTAATAAAAATGTTGATCCTGTCAATTTTAAATTTACCAGCAGTATAGATTTATTAAAAAATGATATTACAAAAACCGTTTTATTACAAAGTTCTCCATTATCAAAAATTATTGGTACTCCTTCCATCATTAGCCTTAAATCAATTGGTCAACAACCAAATCCAAATGAATATAATAACGGCAATAAACCTTTGGCAGTACTTCTAGAAGGTGAATTTAAATCGGCATATGAAAGTAGAATAAAACCCTTCAACTATAATAAATCTAAAGGTATATCTAAAAAAAATAAAATGATTGTCATTTCAGATGGAGATATTATTGCCAATCAAATAACTAGAGGTCAACCAGATAAATTAGATACTGACAAGTGGACTGGTCAACATTTTGGAAATAAAGATTTTCTTTTAAATAGTATCAACTATTTACTGGATGATTCAGGGCTTATAAATGTTCGCTCTAAAACTGTTGATTTAAAAATTTTAGATAGAGAAAAATCATTTAAAAACCGAACTTTCTATCAACTATTAAATGTCCTTTTGCCAATTATTATTACCCTTATTTTCGGACTGATTTTCAACTATTTACGATTAAAAAAATACCAATAATCATTCTTAAATTTTTGTTAAATTCAAATATAACTCCTACGATTGGAATCTTATATGAGTATATTTGTCATTAATCTAAATAACTTATTATGTTTAAAAATCTAACCACATTAGCACTTATTTTGGGACTTACATTTTCTGTAAATGCTCAAATAAAAACACCTGCACCAAGTCCAGGAGCAAAAATTGAACAAACTGTAGGGTTAACAAATGTTTCTATTGAATATTCTCGTCCTGCAATGCGTGGAAGAACAATTTTTGGAAATTTAGTACCTTATGGTAAACTATGGAGAACAGGTGCCAATGCAAGAACTAAAATCACTTTTAGTGATGATGTAACCATTGATGGAAAAGAATTAAAGGCTGGAACTTATGGAATATTATCTGTTCCTAATTCTACATCTTGGGATGTAATTTTTTATACTGATAGCAATGGTGGAGGCGCTCCTAACGAACTAGACGAATCAAAAGTCGCTTTGAGAACTACTGCATCAACACATTCTATTGCAAATGATAAACAGTCTTTTACTATTGGTCTTAGTGATTTAACAAGTGATTCAGCTAATCTATATTTCGCTTGGGAAAAAACTAAAGTAAAACTAGCTCTTGGAGTTCCAACAGATAAAACTACACAAGCAAGTATTGATAATGTAATGTCTGGCCCTTCATCTAATGACTACTTTCAAGCAGCAGTATATTACTTAGAATCAGGTAAAGATATTTCTAAGGCAAAAGAATGGATTGACAAAGCTGTTGACATGAGAGAAGAACCAGCATTTTGGCAAATTAGACAACAATCACTAATTTACGCAAAATTAGGAGATAAAAAAGGTGCAATAAAAGCAGCAAAAAAATCGTTAGAATTAGCAACAGAGGCTGGTAATGCAGATTATGTAAAATTGAATAAAGATTCTATTGAAGAATGGTCTAATTAATAATAACTATAAATCAACCCACAATGAAAACAAAAGCCTTATTACTACTTATGCTTGTAACCTTTATAGGTTATGGGCAAAAAAGTCCAGCGGAAACCGCTGAAGGAACTGTCGATGGTGTTCATATTACTATCGATTATGGTTCTCCAAGAGTAAATGGAAGAACTATTTATGGCAACCTTGTACCTTATGGAAAAATTTGGCGAGCAGGCGCTAACAAAAATACTACTATAAAGTTTGACAAAGAAGTTTCCATTGAAGGTAAAAAAATACCTGCAGGAAAATACGGTTTCTTCATCATACCTAATGAAAATGGGAGTTGGACTGCTATATTCAACAAAAAAAATGATGGTTGGGGCGCATATGATTATAAAGAATCAGATGATGCACTAAGATTAGATGTTGAAGCACATAATACAGATGAAAACAAAGAAGAACTTATGTTTAAAGTCACTGAAGATGCAATTAAATTTGCTTGGGCCGATAAGTACTTAAAATTAAAATTAAAGTAAAAATTAATTTTTTAGATTTATTCAATCCGTCAACTTTACAAGTTGACGGATTTTTTTATCAATACTAAATAATCACCTATCATTAACAAAGTTTGATAAACCTCCAACCTAACTTTAATCATTAAATTTAACAAGGAAATTACTATTTATAAACCATTTTTTATATTTGGAATTATTCAAGCGTAAGAAATAGAAACTAAAAAACTATCAATAAAAGAAAGAAATTAAATTATTTAAAAAGGTATTTTAAATACTACCGGAAGTATTTAATTTAGACATTCTAGAATTTTTCAGTCAAATTAATACTCATTTAATCTATCATATAACTATTAAATATTTTAATAGGATTATCATATTTTACTTTTAATATAAAGTAATTTTATTCATCAATATTCATAGCACTTAATAAGTGTGCAACCAATATTACAATAACACAACCAATTAGATTAAGCCATAAATAAGCCAAGTCTATAATTCCAAGTTCATTTAACGAAAAAAGTATAAGTACCAATATCTCTCCAATTATTGCTGCAAAAAACGTTGCATTGCCTTTAATTTTCTTAAAAAAGAATGCAATAGCAAAAACTCCTAAAATTGTTCCATAAAACAAAGATCCAATAATATTAACAGCCTCTATTAAATTATCAAATAGCGATGCAAAAGTGGCAAATAATAACGCCATAATTCCCCATCCAAATGTAAACCATTTTGACATTTTCAAATAATGCTGATCTGTTGCATCTTGAACGTACGAACGCTTGTAAATATCAATTAATGATGTTGTAGCAAGGGCATTTAATTCTGATGCAGTTGAAGACATCGCTGCAGAGAATATAACGGCCAACAAAAGTCCAATAAGTCCAATTGGTAAATGCTCTGTCACAAAAGTAATAAAGACATAGTCAGAATCTTCTGATTCCATTTTTATATTTTCATTTTCTGAAACAGTATCTATTAATTTTTTGGCTTCCTTTCTCAATGCTTTTTCTTGAGCCAGTGTACTATTCATTAAAATAATTGCCTCTGTATTGTCCTTCCCTTCGTTTTTATTATCAATTACTTGATAAATAGCATCACGTTTAGACTGAGTAATATCACTCAATTCAAACTCCAGTGCGTTATAATCTTCAGCATAAGATGATGCTTTGACTATATCGACATTAGATTTATTAAAGTGAAGTGGTGCATCATTGAATTGATAAAAAACAAAAACCATTATACCTACAAACAGGATTGCAAATTGCATGGGTACTTTAAAAATTCCGTTAAAAAGTAATCCCAACCGACTTTGGGTTAATGATTTTCCAGATATATAACGTTGAACTTGAGATTGATCTGTTCCAAAATATGACAAGAACAAAAAAGTTCCACCTAATAAAGCCGACCAAATATTATATCTATTTGAAAGGTCAAATTTAAAATCAACCACATTTAGTTTCTTCATATTTCCTGCAATATCAACAGCATCTCCAAAGGAAATATTTGAAGGTAATTTATAAACTACTATCATAAATGCGATAAACATTCCTGTTAGTATTACAATCATCTGTTGTTTTTGAGTTTGACTCACAGCATTTGTACCTCCAGAAACAGTATATATAATTACCAATGTTCCTATCAACAAATTGGTAATATTTAAATTCCATCCCAAAATAGATGATAAAATAATTGATGGTGCAAAAATGGTTAATCCAGCAGCTAAGCCTCTTTGAACTAAAAATAAAACAGCGGTTAATGACCGTGTTTTAAGGTCAAATCGCTTTTCTAAAAACTCATATGCTGTATATACATTTAACTTATAATATCTTGGAAGGACATACACACATAGAATTATCATTGCTATCGGTAGACCGAAATAAAACTGTGCGAAACGCATACCATCATCATAGGCTTGTCCTGGTGTTGATAAAAATGTAATTGCACTCGCTTGAGTTGCCATAACCGACAATCCGATGGTATACCAAGGCAATGTCTGTTCGCCTTTAAGAAAAGATTCTGTTGTATTTACGTTTCGTGTTTTCCATATACCGTACCATACGATCAAAACCAAAATTCCTATTAAAACTGACCAATCAATTATATGCATTAGGCGTATTTTTTAGTAAAAATGGTGAATAAAATAACCAGTATAATTTGAAAAATCAGCACAAATAAATACATCTGATTCCAAGTTTTAAAAATAGGTGGTTTTTCGCTTGACATTCTTTAGTTTTTAATTTCTAATTCATTATTATTTTTTCCAACTGACAATAAATTGGTAAATAATCTATAGGCTCCTGGTACTCCTGCAGGCAATTCTCTAAAGAAACTCAATCCTGTGTAAATAAAATGACCTTCTCCATATTTTGCTATTAGCAAACTTCCTTTTCTTTCAGGCTCACCTTTATCATTCATAGATAAAATTGGTGTAAATTCACTACTCCATTCATTTGGAAAATATAAACCGCGTTCTTGTACCCAACCATCAAAATCTTTTTGAGTAATCTTGTTTGGGTAGTTCATCACTTCATTTTTTGGGCTTATAATTCTCACTTCAGAGTTTTCATCTGTAACTCTATCACGTGATATTTTTAATTCAAAAGGTGCTACTTCATCAACTTTTAAGCGATGACCTGTATTATATTGAACCAACATTGTTCCTCCATTTTTAACATATTCATGCAATAAATCTTGATAATATTTAGCACGATCATTAGTATTATATGCGCGAACACCCATAATCACAGCATCAAAATTTTGAAGTTTATCGATTGTAATTTCATTCTCATTCAATTCAACAACAGTATAACCAACTTGTCGCAAACTCGCCGGTATATCATCTCCTGCTCCCTGAATATATCCTATCAATTGTCCTTTCTTCTGAATATCCAATCGTACAACCTTGCTTTCAGATGGCATTAAAACTGATTGAAAAGGAATATGGTCATACGCTATTTCTACCAATTCATCAGTATAAAAATTTCCATTAATTTCAACTATTGGTGAAATTTTTCCTTCTGATTGATTTTTGGGTGGAGTAACACTAAAAACAACTATTTGTTCTGCTCCTTTTTGAGCAATACTTACTTCATGATACTTTGGAAATACTTGCCAACCTTTTGGGTGAGCTAGTTGTACTTTTCCAATTATATGTTCTTTCCCAGATTTTACTTTCACTGTAATTTCTTTCGGAGAATTATCAGCAAAAATCAGAACTTTATCAGTAATACTTGCTGTTACTGCTGGAACAATTTCTAATGGTTGATACACCTCTCCTTTTACTGGGTCATTTCTCTTGAAAACAACATCTTTTTTAAATTCAAATAATTCACCTTCAATAATTAACATAAACTCAGCCTGTATTGTTCTTGGAGTTTCTGGTTTTCCAATTAAATTTACATCATCAACTTTATACATTCCTAAAGTTCCTTTGCTTTTAAGCCAATATGGGCTAGAAAATTCAATATTTGAAGGGATTGTATCTTTAATTTCAAAATTAAATTTTTCATTTTTCAATAAACTAACAGCATCACCTTTAATAATGCTTGCTGCAATTGAAGGAGTTACAGCTACAACAGTTAACTTCATTGGCACATCACTTCTATTTGTCACTTCAATATTTATAGTAATATCACTACCCTTAGTTACAGAAGATTCAGTCGATACTGCTTCTAAATACAAACCAGCACAAGCTTGAATAATATCTTTAATTTCTTTCGTTTTTTGAACTTTCCAATGCGCATCTTCTAAATTTTGAATTAGTTGATAAGCCTTAACTAGTTCAGGAATACTTAAAGAAGGGTTTATAAAATCAAAATTTTGTTCTACTTTTTTTAAAATATCACCAATTTCTTGCCCTCCTTTTACTCTTGTCCAAGTTGTATTAATTCCATCAAACAAATTGGTTTTATCTTTTGGCAAATCTCCTTTTACCAATTCTAAATACTCCGTATTATTTCCACGAGAACCAGTTCTACCAAAGCCTTGACTTTTGTGCATACTTCGACTTAAAGCCGAAATTTCATCGTTTGACAATCCAAATGCTGGATAATATGTTCCTGTTTCCAATTCTAATAAGTTTGTTTTATCTGCCTTTTC contains:
- a CDS encoding SGNH/GDSL hydrolase family protein, with translation MRFVKKFLILLFSFLGTLFFCELFISSAKIAELSFAEYYDDIGKGLLKSREFVNFNEGFSILSTNEYRFVGDVVSKSKPKNTIRVALIGDSFVQGAQMFERHTLSRIMEDNLRLKSPNKVVEVLNFGRAGFNVGHMYAYQKLLIEDFEPDYFIYFLSKEDLVSDYSFPPLLPRTDIINDSLSISINVETSELNKYQNTKFLTQNFTFFNILNACRYKVNQGETGGILFGKFYSKPQIKIIESEHVFEFDPITSKIFENLSKNTIIINSNASILPIKVEEKCVENGLLYWDMTYCFDELQKSGIIFNEWKATNKLGHWNQYCHQKLGIEIANKLNHLLDESD
- a CDS encoding MBOAT family O-acyltransferase, translating into MLFNSFVFFFFLSIILPIFYALPSKKSKNIFLLICSYFFYGYWDWRFCFLLLTSTIIDFIIGEKIFSSSSDNKRKWLLRLSLFTNLGILCVFKYFNFFIENFKTIADNLNFKLDFIHLNILLPIGISFYTFQTLSYTIDIYNKKIKPTNNFVDFALFVSFFPQLVAGPIERAKTLLPQLSKKLNPSFTQIKQGITLIILGLFRKVMIGDTAGRYVDHIFNDLSLYKSIEIIAAIILFSIQIYADFSGYSHIARGTAKLLGVELMKNFEQPYFSQNIAKFWRRWHISLSTWLRDYLYFPLGGNRKGLSRTYLNLMITMLLGGLWHGASWNFVIWGGLHGVYLILYKMYHRFQSKKNSKSKLINFGNYILTFFLVTFTWLFFRSENYESTEMIFSKIINWETSEYFYLFLRVICSYLVVVFSIDYIEYKYGHTSVLKLKSNLVIIGILSGLFLVTLMYMFQADSLPFVYFQF
- a CDS encoding phosphoribosylaminoimidazolesuccinocarboxamide synthase; the protein is MNTINDTNYNFPKQKSVYKGKVREVYNIDDKFLVMIASDRLSAFDVIMPKQIPYKGQILNQIASKMMDATSDIVPNWIIDIPDPNVAVGHLCEPFKVEMVIRGYLSGHAAREYKLGKRVLCGVSMPEGMKENDKFLEPIITPSTKADNGEHDEDISRKDILAKGIVSEEDYLILQDYTRKLFQRGTEIAKERGLILVDTKYEFGKTNDGKIVLIDEIHTPDSSRYFYIDGYQERQNKGEAQKQLSKEFVRQWLIENGFQGKEGQVIPEMTSEKIIEISDRYIELYEQITGETFIKADLTNVEKRIEQNVLEFLKS
- a CDS encoding PhoH family protein gives rise to the protein MNERLIELTEINPNDLFGTRNKNIEILKKHYPKLKIVARGTKLKAYGEPEILDEFEKKIQRLINHLNKYNKLDENSIDRILSSDGTEHKSSAKSEGVLVHGVGGKLIKPQSPNQQKMVDLMAKNDMLFAVGPAGTGKTYTAVALAVKALKEKEVRRIILTRPAVESGENLGFLPGDLKEKLDPYMQPLYDALRDMIPSEKLESYIEKGVIQIAPLAFMRGRTLDGAYVILDEGQNTTHSQMKMFLTRMGKSAKFIITGDPGQIDLPRRQVSGLKEALLALKDIEGIAMVYLDDKDVVRHRLVKQIITAFKSIEVD
- a CDS encoding SAM hydrolase/SAM-dependent halogenase family protein codes for the protein MSLITLTTDFGLKDHFVGAVKGAIYSELSDAVIVDITHHISPFNISETAYVLKNAYKSFPEGSIHIIGVDSELNEETNHIALKLDNHYFICPNNGVISMIASEIRPEKIVEINIHDRIESSFPVLDVFVKVACHLKRGGTLEVIGKEIFDYKIITDIQPIISNNNSKITGSVIYIDNYGNVITNISKKLFEKIGKGREFELLADRYPFKKIHSKYSDIVNFAIPKEDRHLDGARLAIFNSAGYVEIALYRSNLDTVGGASSLLGLRYRDQLTITFKDVDSNS
- a CDS encoding putative quinol monooxygenase; protein product: MLIRIVKLGFHKENVSKFLNIFENSKDKIRNTEGCRLLELYRDKNDDTIFFTYSHWDEDIHLENYRNSAYFKKVWKNTKPLFNRKPEAWSVDRLERLD